In Castanea sativa cultivar Marrone di Chiusa Pesio chromosome 6, ASM4071231v1, a single window of DNA contains:
- the LOC142641650 gene encoding G-type lectin S-receptor-like serine/threonine-protein kinase LECRK1: MASIPVLPFLLLFLLPIHANAQQNQSNLILLGSSLSPNANRTSWLSPSGFFAFGFYPQDDGFAIGIWLVNQTEKTIIWTANRDDPPVTSNATLNFTIDGKLLLRTEQGRELSIIDVNQDDRPATSAAMLDSGNFVLYKNHSNIIIWDSFNFPTDTIIGGQNISEGNSFVSSVSLSDHSRGSYTLLMQTDGNLVAIPINSSHNPNDAYWASDTSGEDNVQLTLTRLGFLSLDWGFGGRILAYSSYPDKHGTTIYRATLDADGIFRLYLHHFKSDNSSSMLMEWSALSDQCDVRGFCGLNSYCSGMGSKADCNCYPGFDFINTSNKFLGCHQNYNEDDCIRSEDPSILYNINSLHNVWWSDLPYSVIPMEEEGCGKSCLEDCNCGAVLYKGAKCSKYKLPLRYGRIKNENKSTMAFFRVSNGNTGILDRPLQVHKVLIESKRSLILILSIILGLVLCLCFVLATSTILVYRHKFDRYRKLSENVNLGLAEEFTLQSFSYNELEIATDGFKEELGRGSFGAVYKGTIPKGDKIISVKRLENAVEEGEREFRAEITAIARTHHKNLVRVLGFCIEGPRKLLVYEYMNNGSLADLIFKSQRPPVWKERIRIALDVARGLLYLHEESEVCIIHCNIKPQNILMDDNWIAKISDFGFAKILMSNQSRATMGAEGASAYLAPEWQKNPLISFQTDIYSFGIVLLEIVCCRRSIEVNVSTADEIILSNWVYNCFAAGELAKLVKDENIDAMTLERMVKVGLWCVQEDPALRPSMKNVILMLEGTIEISVPPSPVHSIVVH; encoded by the coding sequence ATGGCTTCCATACCAGTTCTGCCCTTTCTGCTGCTTTTCCTACTTCCCATTCATGCAAACGCTCAACAAAACCAGTCCAATTTGATACTTTTAGGTTCTTCTCTTTCTCCCAATGCAAACCGTACTTCTTGGCTCTCACCTTCTGGTTTTTTTGCATTTGGTTTCTATCCACAAGATGATGGCTTTGCGATCGGAATATGGCTGGTTAATCAAACCGAGAAGACAATCATCTGGACGGCAAATCGAGATGACCCACCTGTCACCTCCAATGCTACACTGAACTTTACTATTGATGGTAAACTGCTGCTTAGAACAGAGCAAGGCAGAGAACTTTCGATTATTGATGTGAATCAGGATGACCGACCTGCAACTTCAGCTGCTATGCTTGATTCTGGTAATTTTGTGCTCTACAAGAATCATTCCAATATAATTATCTGGGACAGCTTCAATTTTCCAACTGACACCATAATAGGGGGTCAGAATATCTCTGAGGGCAATAGCTTTGTTTCAAGTGTGTCTTTATCAGACCACTCGAGAGGAAGCTATACACTTTTAATGCAGACTGATGGAAACCTCGTAGCCATCCCCATAAACAGCTCGCATAACCCGAATGATGCATATTGGGCTTCAGATACTAGTGGAGAAGACAATGTCCAGCTCACTCTAACTCGGTTAGGTTTTCTATCCCTTGACTGGGGGTTTGGAGGGCGAATTTTGGCATATAGCTCATATCCTGACAAGCATGGAACTACAATCTACCGCGCAACACTTGATGCAGATGGGatttttagattgtatttaCACCACTTTAAGAGCGATAATAGCTCGAGTATGTTGATGGAGTGGTCCGCTCTGTCTGATCAATGTGACGTCAGGGGTTTCTGTGGACTCAACAGTTACTGCTCAGGCATGGGTAGCAAAGCTGACTGTAACTGCTATCCTGGATTTGATTTCATCAACACCAGCAACAAGTTCCTGGGCTGCCACCAGAACTACAATGAAGATGATTGCATACGCAGTGAAGATCCATCAATtctatacaatatcaattcttTACATAATGTGTGGTGGAGCGATTTGCCTTATTCAGTTATACCAATGGAAGAAGAAGGTTGTGGCAAGTCTTGCCTGGAAGATTGTAATTGTGGAGCAGTATTGTATAAGGGTGCTAAATGCAGCAAATATAAGCTTCCGCTCAGATATggtagaataaaaaatgaaaacaaatcaACTATGGCTTTCTTCAGGGTAAGTAATGGAAATACAGGAATTTTAGACCGTCCCCTTCAAGTCCATAAAGTCTTGATTGAAAGCAAGAGAAGTCTGATTTTGATACTTTCTATAATTTTGGGTTTAGTTTTATGCTTGTGCTTTGTTTTGGCAACCTCTACCATCTTGGTGTACAGGCACAAATTTGACAGGTACAGAAAACTGTCAGAAAACGTGAACTTGGGATTAGCTGAAGAGTTTACTCTGCAGTCATTTTCTTACAACGAGCTTGAGATTGCTACTGATGGCTTCAAGGAAGAGTTAGGTAGGGGTTCATTTGGAGCAGTTTATAAAGGGACTATACCTAAGGGTGACAAAATTATTTCTGTAAAGAGACTTGAGAATGCTGTGGAAGAAGGGGAACGGGAATTTCGGGCTGAAATTACTGCAATTGCACGAACTCATCATAAAAACTTGGTTCGAGTTCTTGGTTTTTGTATTGAGGGACCTAGGAAGCTTTTAGTTTATGAGTACATGAACAATGGCTCACTTGCAGATCTGATCTTCAAGTCTCAGAGGCCCCCAGTTTggaaagaaagaataagaatTGCACTAGATGTGGCCAGAGGACTTCTCTATCTGCATGAAGAGAGCGAAGTCTGTATTATCCATTGCAACATAAAACCTCAAAACATACTCATGGATGATAATTGGATAGCAAAGATTTCCGATTTTGGTTTTGCAAAAATACTTATGTCAAATCAATCAAGAGCCACAATGGGTGCGGAAGGGGCGAGTGCATATTTAGCGCCTGAATGGCAAAAGAATCCCTTAATATCTTTTCAAACCGATATATATAGCTTTGGCATTGTGCTTTTGGAGATTGTCTGTTGTAGAAGAAGCATTGAAGTAAATGTTTCAACCGCAGATGAGATAATTCTTTCTAACTGGGTATATAACTGCTTTGCTGCAGGAGAGTTGGCCAAGCTTGTGAAAGATGAAAATATAGACGCTATGACATTGGAAagaatggtgaaggtgggcttgTGGTGTGTTCAAGAAGATCCAGCTTTGCGCCCTTCCATGAAGAATGTAATCTTGATGTTGGAGGGAACAATAGAAATTTCAGTTCCTCCATCGCCGGTTCATTCCATTGTTGTTCATTAA